The Macaca fascicularis isolate 582-1 chromosome 11, T2T-MFA8v1.1 genome includes a region encoding these proteins:
- the TNFRSF1A gene encoding tumor necrosis factor receptor superfamily member 1A, whose protein sequence is MGLSTVPDLLLPLVLLELLVGIYPSGVIGLVPPLRDREKRDSVCPQGKYIHPQNNSVCCTKCHKGTYLYNDCPGPGQDTDCRECESGSFTASENHLRHCLSCSKCRKEMGQVEISSCTVDRDTVCGCRKNQYRYYWSENLFQCFNCSLCLNGTVHLSCQEKQNTVCTCHAGFFLRENECVSCSNCKKTLECTKLCLPQTENVKGTEDSGTTVLLPLVIFFGLCLLSLLFIGLMYRYQRWKSKLYAIVCGKSTPEKEGELEGTTTKPLAPTPNFSPTPGFTPTLGFSPMPSSTFTSSSTYTPGDCPNVAASRREMAPPYLGADPILATALASAPIPTPLQKWEDSAHKPQSLETDDPATLYAVVENVPPLRWKEFVRRLGLSDHEIDRLELQNGRCLREAQYSMLATWRRRTPRREATLELLGRVLRDMDLLGCLEDIEEALCGPAALPPGPGLLR, encoded by the exons ATGGGCCTCTCCACCGTGCCTGACCTACTGCTGCCACTG GTGCTCCTGgagctgttggtgggaatatacccCTCAGGGGTTATTGGACTGGTCCCTCCCCTCAGGGACAGGGAGAAGAGAGATAGTGTGTGTCCCCAAGGAAAATACATCCACCCTCAAAATAATTCCGTTTGCTGTACCAAGTGCCACAAAG GAACCTACTTGTACAATGACTGTCCAGGCCCGGGGCAGGATACGGACTGCAGGGAGTGTGAGAGCGGCTCCTTCACCGCTTCAGAGAACCACCTCAGGCACTGCCTCAGCTGCTCCAAATGCCGAAAGG AAATGGGCCAGGTGGAGATCTCTTCTTGCACCGTGGACCGGGACACCGTGTGTGGCTGCAGGAAGAACCAGTACCGGTATTATTGGAGTGAAAACCTTTTCCAGTGCTTcaattgcagcctctgcctcaatGGGACCGTGCACCTCTCCT GCCAGGAGAAACAGAATACCGTGTGCACCTGCCATGCAGGGTTCTTTCTAAGAGAAAACGAGTGTGTCTCCTGTAGTAA CTGTAAGAAAACCCTGGAGTGCACCAAGTTGTGCCTACCCCAGACTGAGAATGTTAAGGGCACTGAGGACTCAG GCACCACAGTGCTGTTGCCCCTGGTCATCTTCTTTGGTCTTTGCCTTTTATCCCTCCTCTTCATTGGTTTAATGTATCGCTACCAACGGTGGAAGTCCAAGCTCTACGCCATTG ttTGTGGGAAATCAACACCTGAAAAAGAG GGGGAGCTTGAAGGAACTACTACTAAGCCCCTGGCCCCAACCCCAAACTTCAGTCCCACTCCAGGCTTCACCCCCACCCTGGGCTTCAGTCCCATGCCCAGTTCCACCTTCACCTCCAGCTCCACCTATACCCCCGGTGACTGTCCCAACGTCGCGGCTTCCCGCAGAGAGATGGCACCACCCTACCTGGGGGCCGACCCCATCCTTGCAACAGCCCTCGCCTCtgcccccatccccactccccttcAGAAGTGGGAGGACAGCGCCCACAAGCCACAGAGCCTAGAGA CTGATGACCCCGCGACGCTGTACGCCGTGGTGGAGAACGTGCCCCCGTTGCGCTGGAAGGAATTCGTGCGGCGCCTAGGGCTGAGCGACCACGAGATCGATCGGCTGGAGCTGCAGAACGGGCGCTGCCTGCGCGAGGCGCAATACAGCATGCTGGCGACCTGGAGGCGGCGCACGCCACGACGCGAGGCCACGCTGGAGCTGCTGGGCCGCGTGCTCCGCGACATGGACCTGCTGGGTTGCCTGGAGGACATCGAGGAGGCGCTGTGCGGCCCCGCCGCCCTCCCGCCCGGGCCCGGTCTTCTCAGATGA